Below is a genomic region from Deinococcus sp. YIM 77859.
CGCGGCCACGCCACCCTCACCGGCCCCCAGACCCTCCGCGTGGATGGCGAGACGGTTCACGCCGACAAGATCATCGTGGCGACCGGCTCGCGCCCCTGGGTGCCCGACCTGCCCGGCCTGCACGACGCCGGGTACTGGACGAGCACCGAAGCCCTGGCGGCCACCGAACTCCCTGAGTCCCTCATCGTGATCGGGGGACGGTACATCGCGATCGAACTCGCGCAGACCTTCGCGCGCTTCGGCACACGCGTCACCCTCCTGCAACGCTCCAGCCACCTCCTGCCCGACGGTGAACCTGAGATCGGCCTGGCCCTCCAGAAACTCCTGGAAGCCGAAGGCATCGAAATCCACACCAACGTCCAGCTGCAACGTGTCACCCGCGAAGACAAGGCGACCAGCGTGCACGCGATCGTGAACGACGAGCCTCGAAGCTTCAGCGCCTCGCAGCTCCTGATGGCCACCGGCCGGCACCCTCATACCCGTGGCTTCGGCCTCGAAGACGTCGGCGTGACCCTCGGCACCCGTGGTGCGCTCGTCGTGAACGAGTCCCTGCAATCCAGCGTGCCCAGCATCTACGCCGCCGGAGACGTCACCGGGCACGCGCAGTACGTTTACGTCGCCGCCTATGAGGGCGCTCTCGCCGCCGAGAACGCCCTGCAAGGCCAGGCGCGTGAGCTCGACCTCAAGGCCGTCCCGGGCGTCACCTTTAGTGACCCGGCCGTCGCCACCGTCGGCCTGACCGAGGCCCAGGCCATCCGGGCCGGGCACGCCGTGCGCACCAGCGTCCTCCCCATGGGCAGCGTCCCCCGCTCGCTCGCGAACTTCGACACGCGCGGCCTGATCAAACTCGTCGCGGACGCCAGCAGCACTGAGATTCTCGGCGCGCACATCCTCGCGCCCGACGCGGGCGAGATGATCCAGCCCGCCGTGTTCGCCGTGAAGTATGGCCTGACCATCCAGGACTTCACGGACACCCTCTTCCCGTACCTCACCCACGTGGAGGGCCTGCGTCTCGCCGCCCGCGCCTTCAGCACCGACCCGAAAAAGCTTTCCTGCTGCGCCTGACGCGCGGGAAACCGCTCTTGCCCCGCGTGTCAGGCCTGCTCCAGGGGCGACGCGGAGGAGGCTCGTCCGCTGCCCGCGCTACGCAAAGTCACTCCCCACCCGGAGGCGATTCATGACCACTTCACTGCCGACGGACCTTCTCAAGGCCCTCACCACCAACCAGAACCTGTCCCGCACGCGCCTGCTGCAAGAAGCCGTATCGTTCAAGCCCACCCGGCACCGCGTCCGCACCGCCAGCGGGTCCACCCTGTATACCCACTGCACCCTCGACACGCTGCTGCTCCCCCTCGTGCTGGAGGAGGACGTTGAGGTGGAAACGGTGCCGCCGGGCGAGGCGCAGCCCCTCGTATTCAACGTAAAAAGCGGGCAGGTCACCGGCTCGGAAGGCGTGCTCATCTCCGTCCCGGTGCGTGTTGACTCCGGCCCGGTGCAGCAGAGTTTCTGCCCGTACTCCAATGCCTTCCCGGACCGCGCGGCGTACGAGGCGTGGGCGGCGCAGTCCCCAGTGCCCACCGTGGGCGTGAGTCTGAGCGAAGCCCAACAATTGGCGGAAACCCTCGTCGCGCAACTTGACGCCGAGGACGCGAATGCCCCCCTCGGTTGCTGCTGAACCCGGAGACTCTCGTGACGCACACTCACCTCACTGACCGTCTGAATGACCTGTTCACCCGCCGGGAAGGACAGGCCCCCGAAGTGATCCTGCGGGACCTGGTGTCGTTCAACCCCACCGCGCACATGGTGCAGACGCAAAGTGGCGTCCGGTTCTTCACGTACTGCGCGCTGGACACTCTACTCGCCGCGTGGCTGCTGGACGAGAACATCGACATCGACACTACCCCTCCCGGGAACAGCCAGCCCATCCGCATCACCGTCCGCTACGAACAGCTTCACGCGCCCGCGGACGCCGTAATCGCCCTGCCTGACACGCCCGACGCCGTGGAGGTGCGCCAGACCTTCTGCCCGTACGCCAACGCCTTTCCCGACCGCGCGTCGTACGAATCCTGGGCGAGCACCTCACCCGTCGAGACGACCGCGCTGCCGGTCAGTGAGGTATTCCTGATCGCACGGGACATCGTCGAACGCCTGAAGTACCTCCACACTCTTCAGGAACTCGGCAGCGGTGGGTGCTGTTAAGGAGCCCAAGCCATGAAGAACCTGCGCGCTTACCTGCTGCTCGGCACCGCGATGCTGCTGTGCCCCTGTCACCTGCCCCTCCTGCTTGGTCTGCTCGCGGGCGGCGTCGGTGGCAGCGCTTTCGCTCGCTTCCTCAGCCAGAACACGGCGCTCGTCGCCGCGCTCGCTACGGCGTACTTCGTGTTCGCTCTGTGGCTAGGTCGGCGCCTGCTGACCAGGAATAATGCCTGTCCCAACCCAAACGCCAACATCCAAGGAGGCCGCCGCGATGGCTGCTGCTAAAGCCGGGCCAGGGAAGTTCCTCGTGCTGATCGTGCTCGTCACCGTGGCCGCCGTGCTGGCCGCCGCGCTCCTGCGCGCCCAGCAGGCCGGGGCCACGCCCCCCAGTGTCTCGCGTGGGGCAGCCGTGACCGCCACCCTGCCGCAGCTCAACGGGGAGACCTTCGACCTGGCGGACTACCGCGGCAATGTGCTCGCCGTGAACCTCTTTGCGTCATGGTGCGCGTCGTGCTGGGATGAACTCAAGGGCTTCGAGCGCGTCTCCCGGGAGTACGCCAGTAAGGGTGTCGCCGTCGTCGGCATCAGCGTTCAAAGCTCCCCCGAAGACACCCGCGACATGATCGACCGGCTCGGCCTGACCTTCCCCGTAGGCCTCGACCCGCAGGGCACTGTATCCCTGGAGACCCTGGGCTTGCGGGGCATGCCCACGACGCTGTTTTTCGATCGTCAAGGCCGCCTGCTGGAGAGCTTCACCGGGGAAATCAGCGAGGCGCAACTGCGCGCGAAACTGGATGGTCTGCTGTGATCGCCCTGCTCACGTACGCGTTCATGGCCGGCACTGTCGCCGCACTCAATCCCTGCGGGTTCGCGATGCTGCCCGCCGTGATCTCCCGCTTCGTCACCCGGCCGACCGGCCGAACCCCCCTGCTCGACGGCTTGGCCTTGGGCGTGCTGCTGACCCTGGGTACTCTTACCACCTTCAGCGTGCTGGGCCTGGTCATCAGCGTGTTCGGCACCGGCCTGGCCCGGATCGTCCCGTACCTGAACCTGGTGCTGGGCGTGCTCCTGCTGGTGCTGGCTGTGCGCACCTTCACCGGCCGCGCCCTGGCCCTCCACGTTCCCGGCCTGCGTGCTCCGGAAGGCAAACGCCTGTCCGAATACTACCCCTACGGCGTGGCATACGGAATGGCGAGCCTGGGTTGCACCCTCCCGGTGTTCCTGATGATTGTTGGGAGTTCCGCCAGTCGCACGCCCCTCGAACGCATGGGGATGTTCACCGCCTACGGCGCAGGAATGGGCGCGGTTCTGTTGACCGTCAGCCTGGCCAGCGCCTTCGGGAAGGAGGCGGTGATCCGGGGCCTGAGAAACGCGGGCCGGTACGTGGACTTTGTGGGGGGCGTGGGTCTGCTGCTTGCCGGGGCGTACATGGTGTACTCCCAGACCCGCTTTATTGAGCAGTTCGTCACCGGGAACACCACGTTTCTCCCGTACGTGATCGGCCTCGCTGCCCTCTTGATCACGGCGGTCACCGCCCGCGTCCTGTACGCCAGGGAGCTGAACGTCACGCACGCCCCAGGAGGAGAGGCGTGAGCACAGCGCAATCCCAGGCCGGCAGGCTGAGGTGGCCTTCCACGCCACGCCCGACTGCACGGGGCGTCGTGCTGGTGGGTGTGGTCGCCTTTTTGCTGGCGTACGCGTTGCTTCCCCTACTGACCCTGAAACCAGCGTACGGGAGTGATCTCACCCCTC
It encodes:
- a CDS encoding TlpA disulfide reductase family protein, with translation MAAAKAGPGKFLVLIVLVTVAAVLAAALLRAQQAGATPPSVSRGAAVTATLPQLNGETFDLADYRGNVLAVNLFASWCASCWDELKGFERVSREYASKGVAVVGISVQSSPEDTRDMIDRLGLTFPVGLDPQGTVSLETLGLRGMPTTLFFDRQGRLLESFTGEISEAQLRAKLDGLL
- a CDS encoding cytochrome c biogenesis protein CcdA, which codes for MIALLTYAFMAGTVAALNPCGFAMLPAVISRFVTRPTGRTPLLDGLALGVLLTLGTLTTFSVLGLVISVFGTGLARIVPYLNLVLGVLLLVLAVRTFTGRALALHVPGLRAPEGKRLSEYYPYGVAYGMASLGCTLPVFLMIVGSSASRTPLERMGMFTAYGAGMGAVLLTVSLASAFGKEAVIRGLRNAGRYVDFVGGVGLLLAGAYMVYSQTRFIEQFVTGNTTFLPYVIGLAALLITAVTARVLYARELNVTHAPGGEA
- the merA gene encoding mercury(II) reductase produces the protein MKRVDLAVLGGGSAGFAAAIRASDLGTSVALIEGSTIGGTCVNIGCVPSKTLIRAADTYHRAGHSAYPGVKPRGADLDYAAVIRQKDELVTNLRRGKYEDVLLEYPGITLLRGHATLTGPQTLRVDGETVHADKIIVATGSRPWVPDLPGLHDAGYWTSTEALAATELPESLIVIGGRYIAIELAQTFARFGTRVTLLQRSSHLLPDGEPEIGLALQKLLEAEGIEIHTNVQLQRVTREDKATSVHAIVNDEPRSFSASQLLMATGRHPHTRGFGLEDVGVTLGTRGALVVNESLQSSVPSIYAAGDVTGHAQYVYVAAYEGALAAENALQGQARELDLKAVPGVTFSDPAVATVGLTEAQAIRAGHAVRTSVLPMGSVPRSLANFDTRGLIKLVADASSTEILGAHILAPDAGEMIQPAVFAVKYGLTIQDFTDTLFPYLTHVEGLRLAARAFSTDPKKLSCCA
- the merB gene encoding organomercurial lyase, which codes for MTHTHLTDRLNDLFTRREGQAPEVILRDLVSFNPTAHMVQTQSGVRFFTYCALDTLLAAWLLDENIDIDTTPPGNSQPIRITVRYEQLHAPADAVIALPDTPDAVEVRQTFCPYANAFPDRASYESWASTSPVETTALPVSEVFLIARDIVERLKYLHTLQELGSGGCC
- the merB gene encoding organomercurial lyase, whose amino-acid sequence is MTTSLPTDLLKALTTNQNLSRTRLLQEAVSFKPTRHRVRTASGSTLYTHCTLDTLLLPLVLEEDVEVETVPPGEAQPLVFNVKSGQVTGSEGVLISVPVRVDSGPVQQSFCPYSNAFPDRAAYEAWAAQSPVPTVGVSLSEAQQLAETLVAQLDAEDANAPLGCC